A stretch of DNA from Solenopsis invicta isolate M01_SB chromosome 5, UNIL_Sinv_3.0, whole genome shotgun sequence:
TACGATATCTCAAACCTTTATTTTTTCGAATGACAAGCGCTAAGAGTGACACGAATAATTACAATTTGCTATTATCTTCACAGTTTTGAGAAAAGAATGTTAATGGAACTAATCAGTTTTACATGTAGCAATGAAATATCtcttaaaatgatttaaagaaaaagagaattaaaatggaataatattgtattatttctatatatctCGGCAAAAGATTTGGCGTTATCcatgttaatttgatatttatctCTGCCACAAACCAGGACGATCTCGTGAAACATATCAACAACGATCACATACATGCCAACAAGAAGAGCTTTATTTGCGGTTGGGAGGAATGCTCGAGGGAGGAAAAACCCTTCAAGGCTCAGTACATGTTGGTCGTGCACATGAGAAGGCATACGGGTGAAAAACCGCACAAGTGTACAGTAAGTAAAGTACTTACTTGTTTCTCCcgactgaaaaattttttgtattaatcaaTTACACACTAACGCGCGCAAATGCTGGTACAGAAAAGTGTTAAGAAATCTCGTAAACATCGCATTCAGcgcatacaatttattttacttttcattactagttgttaaaaatgtttaaataaatataacaatcgATGTAGAACTtggtatattaattttacatctgtatatataaactatcAAATAAAATAGTCGTAGGGCTGATGATTATTGATAATCAATGCGCAAGTTGTTGCTGTTTAAAATACAGACTTTATTTTAATccgattaaaaatttcaagagtTGAACTTCACTGATTGGTGATGATAAAaaactatatgtatatgtatgtatgtgtgtgtgcgtgtttgtgtgcgtgtgcgtgcgtgcgtgcgtgtgcgtgcgcgtgcgcgtgtgtgtgtatatgtgtatatttcgGAACACATAAGTACTCAGATCAGGATCTAGCTTTTTGAAGttgtaactcgaaaaatactttgAATTTCGATCTAATACTTTAAGAAGATATTCTCAAATAGTgctattaattatcaattaaaacaacttttaaaaaatcaatttttgtgacGCTCTAAATCAGGTTCCTTTCTTAAGGAGAATCTCATAAAAAGTAGcattttatttgtgtgatatatactattatacatggttatatgtatgaataatatataaaaataaataagaatcatGTGGCTACACAAGTGCCGTCGACCaagaacaaattaaatttacatcaataataaatttgtattgtatGTTTTGCGTATAAACTTTGGAAATCATTTTGATAGAGTTAATCGCATGTAACAAGTTTAGGCTTTAGATATTGTAGAATTTtagataactttttaaaaaagtttttgggTGTGTCTGAAAGTGAATTTGTCCAATGGAAACAGTGACAATTATGAGCACTGAAAATCGCGCGTTAAGCAGATTAATTAAGAATGATGGTCATAGATCAACCATATATGCATTCGTCCCGACTTGTTACGCACGACGCATTCTCGCTGTGTGAAATTCCTAGAAATGGCGACACGTCCGTGGGCAAGAGACAAGGTAGATTATCCGTCTTGATTAAACCGTCGTCACGGTTTTTCTCTCGATGTCCCTTCCGATGCATTCCAAACGCGCTCGCCAAACATtgcgaaatatttgaaatacttacGTATTAGAGAGTGGATGTCGCAAATGCGACACGACGCTTGTCGTTACGATGCAATGCCAATCATGAATAAAGAGACCGTCGAACGCAGTTGTCCGAGCTAATTCGTACAACACGATGCCACTAAATTCGATATTCTTAATACTCGTTTGTACATACATGGAATTCACTGCGGGTAAATAGGGATAAATAAACGCGAAAGCTGCGGAATAATCGCGTTACGAGATGAAGTATACTGTGCAACGTGCGGCACGAATGAGCGGCTTAGAGCTTTCGAATTATGGTGATCTGAGCTGCGTATTCGCGGCGACATAAGAAATTGCCCAGTGATGTATTACGAGGAGACAGCATTGAGAAAATAAACATTGTTGCTAGATTAAGGCAAGAGATTGACTCGCACAAATTTGTTTCGATAAATTACGTTACGAGAaatgtgtaattattaattcGACTGCGAATTAGCAATATGAATCgagaacaaattttttaatgcagaatACACACTTTTCTAAAGAttcgttttctttctcttctttgtattcttttttatgtGTTTCGATATCTATACTGATTGTCGAATAGCGTGTTCGAGAATTGTACTTAATCTATATTTTTGACAATTACTATATATCTAACAATTAGttgtattattaaacatttaataattatgtattatttgtattattatttttataaaaaatgtaaacagtacgtagttttgttaatataatttgttattattgtttaataatatataaaattttatcgctGATAatgattgtatttaataatatataaaatgttatcgcTGATATGATAACGCTGTTATCTTTTGCACTGTTatcaatttacttattttttaatttttttctttaagaagTTAACCGGTTTTGATTCTATAAGGCGACTATGCTCAACCGCACGTAGTAAAAcagaacaaataataaattagagaaTTAATCTCATCACAgtcatcgattttttttaaatcataggAGTAAATTTCCTAAAGAAAAAAAGCTTTTTAAAAGCaattgttatttgaatattgctTTATCTATATTTCTCGAATCCAAATCGGTTTAAATTCTTCGAGaaagatgttaaaaaattaataaataagtaggTCTCTTACAgagagtataattttaattattgagtaaataataaataataaataacaaaaaacaacatattgtttacattatttatacaaaatgacattattttttaatcttcctAATATtactgaattaattaaatcttttcttCTGTATATAGTTTGAGGGTTGTTTCAAAGCCTATTCGCGATTGGAGAACCTCAAGACTCATCTCAGATCTCATACCGGCGAGAAACCGTATACTTGCGAATATCCAGGCTGTAGCAAAGCTTTCAGCAACGCGAGCGATAGAGCAAAACATCAAAACAGGACACACTCTAGCGaggtattatatttttttttcttgtcaaaAGCAAGAAAAGATATGTGCTATATAATCGAATAATCACGTAATGATGATTGTTTGAAAATTCCGTATTTGTTtcaatattccatttttttttttttgtctagaAACCGTACATTTGCAAAGCTCCTGGCTGTACAAAGAGGTACACGGATCCGTCGTCTCTAAGGAAGCACGTCAAAACCGTCCACGGCGCTGAATTTTATGCAAATAAGAAGCATAAGGGTGGCGGTAGTGGTGATGGAGGTGGTAGCGACGAGGCGGGTGCGGGAGGTAATAGTCCCAGCAGGAGTGAGGATCTGCCTCCGAAGACACCTAGTCTCTCGAGTCCCAGCGTCAAATCCGAGAGCGAAGCAAACAGTCCCCCTGGGATCATGCAGCAGCAGGGTAGTCCATTGGTGGTTGGTTGTAATGACGAGGTCGCGGGAATGGGTGCTCTTACCAGCGACGGAATCGCTCTTGCTGAAGAACCGTGGAACGAGGAGCCCGATGACTTAGATATTGCCGATCTTCCTGTAGCGTTACGTGCCATGGTTAGTCTTTCGAAGATCGCATGAGAAACATATAATTTGCTAGACAGAACATAAAACGTTCtgatatagattttttaagGTTTCCTTGTTCGAGAGCTAAGTTAGTCATAATGTTTTTCAATCTCGACATTATTTCTACAGGTCGGCGGTATGGAATCGCAGCAGCAATTGCAAGTGCCGGTACCCACATCGAGAAATCGTTTGAAAGGAAGACTGAACGCTAAAGGCATGCCAAACATGCCGAGCGTAGGAAATATGCGCGGGCTTCGCGGTGTCGCACCTCAGGGTAACATCGGTGACCTCAATAAAAGGATCACTGATTTGAAAATGGAAGGCAGTGGTGGCCAAACACGACAGACAAGTCTGTCCGATCTTCAATTGAGACTGCAGCCGTTCGGTGAACCGCGAAGGGATAGCAACAGCACCGTTAGCACTTACTACGGTAGCATGAGATCGACAGATTTCAGTAGTAGAAGGAGCAGTCAGGCGAGTGTCGTCAGAATGGGCCCGGGACCAGAAAGTTTCTACGATCCGATCAGTCCAGGTACATCTAGACGAAGCAGCCAGATGAGTACGACTTCTAGCAGAATCGATCAGGGTCACCTTCAGGGGCCTTACTCGACAAATAATCTCGTTGTTCAAACGCAAAATATGTCTCTTCAGGTATGCTTTATGCTGCGATTGTCGCACAAATCCGATAAATGGCGGTTTTAAATGACGCATTTCTTTGTAGAACATTCAGACGATGCCGAGCGATTGGAGTAATCCGAGTGGTCATTGTACTCAACCATCGAACGATCGACGAATGTCTGAACCTATTCGCAGTAACCCAGTCCAAAGGATTTCTCCTCCGATCCCACCCAGGCCGAGATCGGCACAGTTACCTGAGCTTCAGCCTGAGCTTCATCCCAATCAGGAGGTGATTTTGGATGAGGTGGGCGAAGGTGAAATGGTGGAGAACAAACTGGTTATTCCCGACGAAATGATGCAATATTTAAATCAGGTAATCATATTGTGTATTCTTTCTatctttaaatttgtaatttctcTTACGCtagtttatttgttaatttcgaaattgttattGTCATTGTCAGGTTCAAGCGGGCGGAAATCAAGTCAGTTATCGTGGCAGTCCCTTACCGATCTGCCAATCACCGATATGCACAAATCCGTTGCACTACCAGCGACAGGTGCAGCCCACGTGTAATTATAATCAATCGCACCAGCAGAACTGCTATTCCTCTCAGCAAATTGCACAGCAACCCTGTCCGAACTATCAGAATCCTTCGTCTGTGCCTTACGGCCAATGTCCAAATTCACGTGCGACTCAACCACCGTTGCAGTATTGCCCGCCACCAAATTATGGGTCTCAAGTCACTGGCGGACAAGTGGCAAGTCCAGCAACTGGACAAGTTATGTCACCGAGTTCTCACTATACTTCGACTCACTTAAGCGATCAGCCGTTGACATCCCCCGCGGCTGGTGCGCTAGCACCACAGCACGCACCGCAAAACCTGCCTCAAAACTCTGCTCAACTCTCCAGAAATTGTCCTCAGAGCCACGCACATCATACTTACTATGCGGGTTACAGTTGCGCGAATCAAATAAACGCGAATTGTAATGGTACCAATGGCCAAACCAGTGCTCATCCTAATCAAACTTGTACATCATCCAATCACACTGTGCAGATGCGGCTAACGAATAACTGTCAGCAATTGTCACCGCATTGCACTCAGCAAACTGCAACCATGCCTAATCCGCCGACTATTGCTCATACAAGCGCTCAGTGCAGTCAATCCTCCAATCAGTGCACGAGGCCTATGGTAACATCCAACGGTCAGATTCCCAGTGTACACTCTGCTCAACAATCTTCGGTGACTAATCAATGCGGTCCCATGTCACCTCTTTGTTCTCCATTGAACCATGCAAATCAGAGTAAATCAATAAATACGCTTGCGACAAATCTTCAAAACTGTCAACAGCAGATTCAACAATCGGCCACAACGCCCTGCCTACAGATCAACAACTGTATTCATCCCAGTGGTACGCATCGTCAGGTCAACGATGGGGGTGGCGGTTCGAAGAGAACGTCACCACAACTTTGTAACGCTCAACAGACTAACTGTAGAATacaacagcagcaacaaacTTGCACGCATAATTGTCAAACACGCACGAATCCTCCGGCTCAATATAACTGTAATTGCGCATGGACTTATGGAAATCATTGTTATCACGATCAACAGGGTGGACCGCTGCCGGAGATACAATGCAGAGATATTAGTCAGTCACAACAAGGTTCACCAATAAAGCCGCCTCAAGGTATGAGACAAGATTCCTACCGCAGAACATTGGAATACGTTCAACAATGTAGGAACTGGTCCGTTAACGCTCAAACCCATGAGACCAACGTCTCCAGCTCGACACATCCTATGTCGTTGCCGCAACCTTTACCTGCTAGCGCCAACATGGTTGTCAATGATATGACATCTTCTCTTAGCTCTTTACTGGAAGAAAACAGATATTTACAAATGATTCAGTGACGTATGTCAATTAGTTAGACATACGTTACGACAATGTCGTATGTCTAACTAATTAATAAGAAacgtcaatttaattttattgtcaatCAATGAAACTGTcgcttttaaataattttccacttgattattacagtaataaaataagtaatatgttcaacataaaatttgcTTCACATAAgtgaaattaacataaaattgaacTTGAAACATTTGACAAAATTGATAGTAACGCGTAACTCCATTTAGGAGGAACAATGGATCCATAGTTGGCAAATTTCTGAATTTAATGTCAGTCTCCATCacgtatatattaatttgaaagattgattaaaaagttaaagattataaataaaagagtaTGACGTGAAACTTATTTtggaacaataaattatattgataaaatttaaggTGACAAGTGGACAAAAGCGATCAACTAGTAGTTGGTAGCTGTCATTCTTGATCTTCAtcatatatactcgtatatatatatactactgtgtccaaaaagtaaggtgacattgcatttatttcgaaaattctttatttattcttgcaaatcaatttcgtccccttcaaagtaatccccccctgatataatacacttattccaacggattttccaatcttcgaaacagttgtaataatcgatttcaggaatggcctttagctccttcttcgcagcggcttgaatctcttctatcgactcgaaacggtgattcgtgattttttaaccaaaaactcgactaatatcgttccacaaccaccgtattcacctgatttggctccatgcgacttctggctattcagcaaactcaagcaagtcgatagaagagattcaagccgctgcgaagaaggagctaaaggccattcctgaaatcgattattacaactgtttcgaagattggaaaatccgttggaataagtgtattatatcagggggggattactttgaaggagacgaaattgatttgcaagaataaataaagaattttcgaaataaatgcaatgtcccTTACTTAcacttactttttggacacagtagtatatatatatat
This window harbors:
- the LOC105199546 gene encoding transcriptional activator cubitus interruptus, whose amino-acid sequence is MPEKEVAYHQETFSLLQPPPPPHHSHSAFHAAFHPHPHSAPPPPFHPHHGPPPPPHPTHPAAAAWEHHAAAAAAAAAVAFHPPPHHPLSGSSTAIGTPGNGSGSNGGSGSGGGGGSGGGGGGTAGNGTSGGDFLRRSHPLAEHTALHPAYRINYMDHLYHQIQASTHSPNASLHGLGGLGPEYLLHAAGPASTLASSEFPFSIDVSASSRLGSPRASAIRASRKRALSSSPYSDRFDIDSMIRFSPNSLASIVNGSRSSSASGSYGHLSAAMSPSLGMHPASMAPHIQQLQAHLLRSAAAAVLLPHTHPLQPPAPPPPPPHPHSHSHAHGLSPHSQLYSGVPPHSTSSATLSPHAGLPPKSESVESCRKASESSTRSVTAEADTSSKRTATKVKREPATTTTNATTTTVPPSHPQGLSPSEDLRDEPGDFIETNCHWRDCGLEFPTQDDLVKHINNDHIHANKKSFICGWEECSREEKPFKAQYMLVVHMRRHTGEKPHKCTFEGCFKAYSRLENLKTHLRSHTGEKPYTCEYPGCSKAFSNASDRAKHQNRTHSSEKPYICKAPGCTKRYTDPSSLRKHVKTVHGAEFYANKKHKGGGSGDGGGSDEAGAGGNSPSRSEDLPPKTPSLSSPSVKSESEANSPPGIMQQQGSPLVVGCNDEVAGMGALTSDGIALAEEPWNEEPDDLDIADLPVALRAMVGGMESQQQLQVPVPTSRNRLKGRLNAKGMPNMPSVGNMRGLRGVAPQGNIGDLNKRITDLKMEGSGGQTRQTSLSDLQLRLQPFGEPRRDSNSTVSTYYGSMRSTDFSSRRSSQASVVRMGPGPESFYDPISPGTSRRSSQMSTTSSRIDQGHLQGPYSTNNLVVQTQNMSLQNIQTMPSDWSNPSGHCTQPSNDRRMSEPIRSNPVQRISPPIPPRPRSAQLPELQPELHPNQEVILDEVGEGEMVENKLVIPDEMMQYLNQVQAGGNQVSYRGSPLPICQSPICTNPLHYQRQVQPTCNYNQSHQQNCYSSQQIAQQPCPNYQNPSSVPYGQCPNSRATQPPLQYCPPPNYGSQVTGGQVASPATGQVMSPSSHYTSTHLSDQPLTSPAAGALAPQHAPQNLPQNSAQLSRNCPQSHAHHTYYAGYSCANQINANCNGTNGQTSAHPNQTCTSSNHTVQMRLTNNCQQLSPHCTQQTATMPNPPTIAHTSAQCSQSSNQCTRPMVTSNGQIPSVHSAQQSSVTNQCGPMSPLCSPLNHANQSKSINTLATNLQNCQQQIQQSATTPCLQINNCIHPSGTHRQVNDGGGGSKRTSPQLCNAQQTNCRIQQQQQTCTHNCQTRTNPPAQYNCNCAWTYGNHCYHDQQGGPLPEIQCRDISQSQQGSPIKPPQGMRQDSYRRTLEYVQQCRNWSVNAQTHETNVSSSTHPMSLPQPLPASANMVVNDMTSSLSSLLEENRYLQMIQ